The Treponema sp. J25 genomic sequence CCTTATTGATGGGACTACCTTTGATAGTTCCATTGAACGGGGAACCCCCGCGAATATTCCCCTTGATGGGGTTATTCCCGGCTGGAGCGAAGGCCTCCAGTTGATGTCGGTGGGAAGTAAGTACAAGCTCTATATCCCCTCTTCCTTAGCCTATGGCGAAGGTGGGGCAGGAGATGTGATTCCCCCCAATTCTACGTTGATTTTTGAGGTAGAACTGCTCGGTATCGAAGGTAACGAAAGTACCAAGTAAAAGGGGCTTTAAAGGAAGTTCATACCTTTGCTTGCTTTTTCTGGAAAGAGGGGCCGGGGCCCCTCTTTTATTATTAATTAATGCTTGATGAAAGTAATCCTGCCCTGTGGCTCCGCGAAAGAGCCGGCCCTGAGTTTTGAACCGACCGTTCTCTATAAAAAGCTATAAAAAACGGCGTTCGTCGGGAGTCCCCAGCTTTTTGTCAGAATAGGGCCTTACTTGTGTATCATTTCAAGATAGGCTTTGATAACATCCGCACAGGTGTTTTTCTCGATTTTCACGATTGCCATTTCCCGGCGGGCGTTTTCTACTGAATCGGAGGCGTGGGCGGTATTTACCATCACGTTGCTCCCGAATTCCCGTCGGACGGTTCCCATGGGGGCCTTTAAAGGATCCGTGGGGCCCAGCACATCCCGAATCTTTTGCACCGCCTGAACCCCTTCGTACACCAGAATCATACATTTTACAGAACCGGGGTGATGCATTTCCTCGACGGGGCAGGCACTTGGTTTTTTCCCCGACATGAATTCGACGATTTGTTCGAATTGGTCTGCCGCATATTCTACACCGAAACTTTCGGTAAGGGCCTTTTCGGTTTCCGGTGAAAGGCTAAGGTTAAACTCCTGTTCTAGCAATTCCCGGGCCTTTTTTCCGAAAACGGGGCTCAGTTTTGTTTTAAGGGCTTCCTTTACCGGACCGTAAAATTCAAGGGCTTCGGCAATAGAAAAACGATGGACCTTGACGCTCACTATTCGTAAGCCCGTTCGGGAGAACATGTCGATGATAGTTCCTGGACGGGAAGAATTGTACTTCCAGTTGTCCGGTTTAAGGATCACCAGGGTTCGCTCTATCTTAGAAGGATCGGGGTGGACGTAGTTTTCAATTATGTTAGGTTGATCCGGCAAAAACCGGGCAAAGAGTTTAAGATCCTCGTGGGCCCATTTCTGATTGTGGGGGGTAAGCACCGCCGGTTCAAAGTAGATAACCCGTTCTGGATTCTCGGGATCCGTGATAAGATCCGCATAGGTATCCCGGATAGTTTCCCCCGTGATAGACTCGATTCCCAGATTCTCTGCGTAGAGGGCCCCGCAGATATCGGATAACTTTTTGCAGGCATCATTCCCTCGAAACAATAAAAGAAGTGAACGATGCCGTCTGCCTCCAGAGGGGCCCAGATTTTTTTCGATATAATTAGCAAGCAGGTTAGCGGCTCGAGGATTTGCCGGATCATGCTGACTGCGGATAAGGGCCGCGTATTCTTTAACGAAATTCTCATCGGGGGCTATCATCTGGGCTCCCACCAGTTCGAGATCCAGTCGAGTAAGAAGACGGGCTATTACCCCACCGGTCCGGCTTTTTGCGATGGTGTAGGGGGTTACGAGGACGTAGGATAAACTCTGATCCATGAATTGCTCCTGTTTCGATCTCCGTGCTGAGAGTACTACAGGCCTTTTTGAGGAGGCCCCTGCTTTCCATTGTAAGAATTGAAGTTCTTTGCTAAGAACCTCATGTATCTGTTATATTTTATCATGATTTTCGTCTTCTGTCTATGTTTGTATTTCTATATATCAAAATGAATAATTATGTAATTTTTTCGGTTGACAATGTATAAGTATACACGTATGATACAACCATTCATATGAATACTCTCGAAACGCTCTTTATACGTCTTAAAACAGCTCAAAAGCAGCTTGCTCTGGCTACGCGTAAGGAAAAGGATCGGGCCCTGGAAGGGGTAAAGGCTTATATCCTTGCCCAGAAGGATTCCATCCTTGAGGCCAATGCAAAAGATGTGGAACGGGCCCGCCAGGGAGGGATGAAAGAAGCCCTGGTGGATCGTCTTGCGTTGAATGAAAAACGGATAAAAGAAATGGTCGAGGCCCTGGATGTGGTAATCCGTCAGGAAGATCCCATTGGACGGGTTTTAGATGGATGGACCTTGCCGAATGGCCTTTTTATCGAAAAGATTACGGTTCCCCTGGGAACGGCGGCGATTATTTATGAGTCCCGCCCCAATGTAACGGTGGATGCCTTTGCTCTGGCCTATAAGGCGGGTTGTGCCATTCTGTTGCGGGGAAGCTCTGCGGCCCTTGAATCGAACCGGGCCCTGGTGGCGGCTATTAAAGGGGGCCTCTCTGAAGCAGGGGGCTATCCAGAGGCGGTGGAACTTGCCCAATCGGGGGATCGGAACGAGGTGGACGAAATTCTTTCCGCCCGGGGCTATGTGGATGTGGTGATTCCTCGAGGAGGACGGGAACTGATTCAGCGGGTGGTCCAGGGAGCCCGGGTGCCGGTGATCGAAACCGGCGAAGGCAATTGCCACATTTACGTGGAGCCCTCCGCCGACATGGCCCGGGCGGTGCGGATCATCGAAAACGCC encodes the following:
- a CDS encoding nucleoside-diphosphate kinase, with the translated sequence MDQSLSYVLVTPYTIAKSRTGGVIARLLTRLDLELVGAQMIAPDENFVKEYAALIRSQHDPANPRAANLLANYIEKNLGPSGGRRHRSLLLLFRGNDACKKLSDICGALYAENLGIESITGETIRDTYADLITDPENPERVIYFEPAVLTPHNQKWAHEDLKLFARFLPDQPNIIENYVHPDPSKIERTLVILKPDNWKYNSSRPGTIIDMFSRTGLRIVSVKVHRFSIAEALEFYGPVKEALKTKLSPVFGKKARELLEQEFNLSLSPETEKALTESFGVEYAADQFEQIVEFMSGKKPSACPVEEMHHPGSVKCMILVYEGVQAVQKIRDVLGPTDPLKAPMGTVRREFGSNVMVNTAHASDSVENARREMAIVKIEKNTCADVIKAYLEMIHK
- a CDS encoding glutamate-5-semialdehyde dehydrogenase gives rise to the protein MNTLETLFIRLKTAQKQLALATRKEKDRALEGVKAYILAQKDSILEANAKDVERARQGGMKEALVDRLALNEKRIKEMVEALDVVIRQEDPIGRVLDGWTLPNGLFIEKITVPLGTAAIIYESRPNVTVDAFALAYKAGCAILLRGSSAALESNRALVAAIKGGLSEAGGYPEAVELAQSGDRNEVDEILSARGYVDVVIPRGGRELIQRVVQGARVPVIETGEGNCHIYVEPSADMARAVRIIENAKVQKPGACNAVETLLVHRDAASAFLPQVARTIAGRVELRCCARSLLILEPLQKELPSLLLRPATEADWATEFLDYILAIKVVDSLDEAIEHINTYGTRHSEAILTNDLASMREFERRVDAACVYTNASIRFTDGGQFGFGAELGISTQKFHARGPMGLEALTTIQYRIRGTGQIRE